The following nucleotide sequence is from Aquarana catesbeiana isolate 2022-GZ linkage group LG08, ASM4218655v1, whole genome shotgun sequence.
agaacagtgggaggaagaggacttccttacctctcatggccccctttatccagatagtattcctgcgagCCTGCGGATCacacatgaagaggaggaggattgtgtcagcatggaggtggaagataacaccagcagcagtcttcaagggatcgttttcagtcccagaaacccatggagttgcaaatggctgggaggaggtggttctGGAtcatgtgacccagaggactcaggatctgcaaacttacgctgcatggcctccctgatcctgcaaagcctacgaaaggaccctaggatttgtggtatcaaggagagggatcattactggctggcaacccttcttgatccacgttacaaaggtaaggttgcaaaacttatccagccttcgcagagggagcagaggatgaaacatcttcgggaggccttgcagaaaggtttgtgcaatgcgtttccagagcctgggaggttacaatttcctggtgctggacaacgtgttgctgaggcttcgttcagtcacagaaagagcggtggagaaggtggccggctgaccgatgccttcagacaattcttcagtcctcagcgccaaggtatgatcagttccagcaaccatcgccagcgtctgaattacatggtgcaggaatatctaggggcaagatcagacttggagacctttgcaACAGAACAtctagcttctaagaatatttttggtacagggaaccaccaccactgcctaaggcccaatttttctgcccctgtttaacgggcacgtaattacaatttttgaactaatatttcacagcagggcctgttcctgcgctcaacaagaatatctgtgaggctttacagtgttgtgccaccaccaccgcctaaggcccaatttttctgcccctgtttaacagggacatgtaattacaatttttgctctaatatttcacagcaaggcccgttccagctcccaccaagagtaactgtgagggcttacagtgttctggtaccaccaacacctaaggcccaattttccacagagtgtatagggcaagccgtatagtatatacaggcggtcccctattttcaaatatccaacttacaaacgactcttgcttacaaacggaaggagacaacaggaagtgagaggaaatctacccctaggaagggaaattcttaatatgggaaaaaggtgtctctgaTGCTTTATTACAAATCCTTGTTTCTCtaataacccaacattttcaaaatccaattgtcattgggacagaaagtgaggtgaaatcttctgaacaggggcacagacagcaaaacaaatgttacagtggtgatgataacccttccatatgttatccaaaaagattaaaaatagattttttaggctggagctacacgtaaaaaaatgtacctgttccaaattacaaacagattcaacttaacaacaaacctacagtccctatcctgtttgtaacctggggaccgcttgtatactgctgttcagagtatatagggcctggtggccccacgccctttattttttttttttaatttggatgcggggttccccctaatatccatatcagacccaaagggcctggtaataggctGGGGGGGAGGacgacccatgccgtttttctccatgattttaatctatattgccgggacccgacaatacaatacagctgcaagcagtttcagattactttttttcctttagaaatgtcattttgctgcagggactgttctaaacacgggaaaaatgtgccactttacaggcatactatagacaccccccaggcacgatatttaaaggaatatttcacttttattgtttcactttaagcattattagaatcactgctcccgaaaaaacggggccgtttataaaacttttttttgcattgatccatgtcccctggggtagaacccgggtccccaaacactttttatgacaataacttgcatattagcttttaaaattagcacttttgatttttcacgttggggtcccatagcctttaacggtgttcgcacaaactttttgtcagttagtatgttctgccgcaaaccaaaccgggggttgttcggctcatccctattgatcagCTTCTTGCTGGCTCAGGTTGTAGTTTCCTTCTGTATGGAGTCATTCCCCTCTGGCAGTGACTTTTTCCATCCAGGTCTAGAGCATCAGGTTGATCCTTTGTGCTTTCTCCTTGGTCATGTTGTCTTGTTCCCATATCTGGTAGGGTTCACCTTATCCATTCGGATTCAGGTGTTGGTCCTTCAGGCAGTTCCTGGGCTATAGGTGTTCCCCAGTCCTTCTAGGGAGGCTTGTAATGCTTTTGATGTTTTGCCCattcctcagttggactgcttttggacatcctgaCTGTATCTATCTGAATTTCTTTGTCCCTCAATGGATGATAAAGAAAATGGGATCTTGTACttgctgtaaaatccatttcttgaagTCCATTGGGGGACACGagtcccactctttttttttttttttttttccccagtactGCTTTTCTAtacaactgaggcatgctgggtagaGGAGGGGTTATACTGGTGGCTAACCAATGAAATTTGTTTGCAGGTGTCCAGTCATGTAGGAGGCTGTAAAACCCGACTTTATCTGAATTCCTGTATCCCTCAACTGACTTCAAGAAATAGATTTTACAGTAAGTATAACAATCttatgtgtttcctacagatggatttaaaaataaaagaaatcccccagagagatgtccccatcctttgTATTCCTGGGATCCCACACAGGAAGAGTTGAAGACCCCAGCAGATGCTATAGACCTTACTCACGATGTCACCTACCATTATAAGGTGAGAAATGTATtaataatataaattaaaattaACTAAAATTCCAAGCCCAGTTCTACAAAAaccttttattgttttgttttgaatAAAGCAAAGAGATGGGAACctcagttagttttttttttttttttaattgatgtgtTTTCCTGTCCCAGTGACCCTCAGTCCCTTCATGTCTTGTCCTGGTGTCACAGAGATAAGAACGTAAGGAGAGATCGTCTCAATGAAATAAAACCCCCACAATCATTCTGTCCCTTCcccatttcaaaaaaagttttgtctagagttgggctttaataactCGGTGTAATGCTTTATTGTTGGTGTGGTTTTCCTTATTTTAGGGAGATAACTTAATCGTCATTAAAGTTGAAGATGATGAAGAGTCATATGTGAGGGGCGATGAGCCCtgcgatgaagaggaggagcaaaTCCCCTCAGAGATCAGCATAGGTGAGTAAGAAACACTAAATCTAGATTCTCCTTGTATAGCCACTACAACATTATCTTCTTCATCTGCCAGGGGAAATGGTATGTGCCTAGTGGGGTTGTCAGGAGCCATCActccatatatacactatattaccaaaagtattgtgacgcctgcctttacacgcacgtgaatgttaaaggcatcccagtcttagtccagaaTATATACTATAGAGTTGGCCCagactttgcagctataacggcttcaagtcttctgggaaggctgtccacaaggtattggagtgtgtctatgggaatgtttgactattcttccagaagcgcatttgtgagctcaggcacagatgttggacgagaaggcctggcttgcagtctctgctcctaTTCATCCCAAGGGTGTGCTATCGGGATgaagtcaggattctgtgcaggccagtcaagttcctcgatcccaaactcgctcatccatgtctttatggaccttgctttgtgccctggtccaaATAATTTAGTGGTGGGGGGGATTATGAGTTGTTTTTCAGTGGAACTCTTctggtgtcagcataccaagacattttggacaatttcatgctcccaactttgtaggaacagtttgaggatggccccttcttgttccagcatgactgcgcaccactgcacaaagcaaggtccataaagacatggatgagcgagtttggggtggaggaacttgactggcatgcacagagtcctgacctcaacccaacagaacatctttggaattaattagagcggagactgtgagccaggccttctcgtcatcatcagtgcctgacctcacaaatgcgcttctggaagaatggtcaaacattcccatagacacactcctaaaccttgtggacagccttcccagaagagttgaagctgttatagctgcaaaaggtgggccaactcaatattgaaccctatagactaagactgggatgtcattaatgttcatgtgtgtataaaggcaggcgtcccaatagttttggtaatattgtgtatgaGGATCTGCTTGTTCAAAAACGAATTGGACCATGTGAGGTTGCCATTGGTAACTTTGAAAAATCTAGTTTCTTGTCTGTCATACTTACCCTTTGCATTTAATAATTTGGGTCACTGACCCCAGAATAAGTATTCAGAGAAGGACTTTTTACTCTCCTAACAGATTTAGCccttcacaccagtgcgatttgttatgcaatttgacagttcaaaattgataagtcgcaccccattgccgtcaatggaaccgttcaaatcgtCGAGTctctgaaaaaggttcctgcactacttttttgtgatttttattgcgacttgcatagacttctgttaaatgaagtcacaagccgcaatgaaatcagaGGTCCAAATAACTCTGATCTGTGGCTTTGAAGTCTtgctgaagtagtgcgatttcaaatccgcactggtgtgaaccagggctcacgttaaagctgaactccagacacaaaTGAATACAATTTTGTAATCACTAATACATCATTaaggacttttttgttttgttttgttttgtttttttttttaatcaagctgTGTAAGTACCTTTTATGTGACCTGATCTCAGGCCCTTAGAATTCCATGCACAACAGAGCTTAGACTGGGAGGGAGTGTCCATGTGCTAacagaggagaaagcagagtgaccgaGAGATAAGCTTATTagtctgctgcttttcctttcaatgtccagtcactggctgggggagggacaagacttgTTAGTGTTAATGACCTGCAACAGAGAAAAATctggtctcctgccctgccagatagGACTGTGCTGCGTAAATCTCAGGATAGAATAGACAGATTTGTAAATccattggcaggtaaaacagctaacGTGTATGTATTAGCAGTtttcctggagtccagctttaaataTGAATGAAACAAATTGCTTATATGCCCCTATTTTATTTTCTCTAGATGGACGATACAGAAAGTATGGGCACCCCATTATCACTGTAGATGGAGAAATCGAAGATGATGATATCATATGTGATTCTCCAATAGAAAATCACCATGTTTCAAATTTCCTCCCAGCACCTCATAGTGAAGATCTATCTTCTGACCTTTCTACTCATGAAGTTTGTATCATTGATGACCTGGTTACAGATCTCCGTAGCCCCCGAGTAGAGAAATTGTACCCGTGTCCTCAGTGCAGCAAATGTTTTACCCAGAACTCACATCTCCTTTTGCACCAGAAAATTCACTTGCGGACAAAACCCTATGGGTGCTCAGCCTGCGGGAAGTCTTTTACCCAGAAGTCCCATCTCTTCACCCATATGAgggttcacacaggggagaagccctaTTCTTGTTCGCTGTGTGGGAAATGTTTCCGTGACAAAGCCAATCTTCTCAGACACGGAAGAATCCACAGGGAAGATAAGCCCTATTCATGTCAGGTGTGCGGGAGGTGCTTTAAA
It contains:
- the LOC141106531 gene encoding oocyte zinc finger protein XlCOF8.4-like isoform X1, translated to MEKEHNHITERILDLTLEIIGLLTGEEYMVVNKTSVKHMTPNSHHTVSRQWNRREKIIMEPPLLSLIPVRNDEKILAVTNKIIELLRGEVPIRCQDVTVYFSMEEWEYIEGHKDLYKDIMMENPWTPKSPDGFKNKRNPPERCPHPLYSWDPTQEELKTPADAIDLTHDVTYHYKGDNLIVIKVEDDEESYVRGDEPCDEEEEQIPSEISIDGRYRKYGHPIITVDGEIEDDDIICDSPIENHHVSNFLPAPHSEDLSSDLSTHEVCIIDDLVTDLRSPRVEKLYPCPQCSKCFTQNSHLLLHQKIHLRTKPYGCSACGKSFTQKSHLFTHMRVHTGEKPYSCSLCGKCFRDKANLLRHGRIHREDKPYSCQVCGRCFKDKSNLSKHHRTHTGEKPYSCFECGKCFTRNSHLVVHQRSHLRAKSNAGSALGPSR
- the LOC141106531 gene encoding oocyte zinc finger protein XlCOF8.4-like isoform X3 encodes the protein MVVNKTSVKHMTPNSHHTVSRQWNRREKIIMEPPLLSLIPVRNDEKILAVTNKIIELLRGEVPIRCQDVTVYFSMEEWEYIEGHKDLYKDIMMENPWTPKSPDGFKNKRNPPERCPHPLYSWDPTQEELKTPADAIDLTHDVTYHYKGDNLIVIKVEDDEESYVRGDEPCDEEEEQIPSEISIDGRYRKYGHPIITVDGEIEDDDIICDSPIENHHVSNFLPAPHSEDLSSDLSTHEVCIIDDLVTDLRSPRVEKLYPCPQCSKCFTQNSHLLLHQKIHLRTKPYGCSACGKSFTQKSHLFTHMRVHTGEKPYSCSLCGKCFRDKANLLRHGRIHREDKPYSCQVCGRCFKDKSNLSKHHRTHTGEKPYSCFECGKCFTRNSHLVVHQRSHLRAKSNAGSALGPSR
- the LOC141106531 gene encoding oocyte zinc finger protein XlCOF8.4-like isoform X2, translated to MEYMVVNKTSVKHMTPNSHHTVSRQWNRREKIIMEPPLLSLIPVRNDEKILAVTNKIIELLRGEVPIRCQDVTVYFSMEEWEYIEGHKDLYKDIMMENPWTPKSPDGFKNKRNPPERCPHPLYSWDPTQEELKTPADAIDLTHDVTYHYKGDNLIVIKVEDDEESYVRGDEPCDEEEEQIPSEISIDGRYRKYGHPIITVDGEIEDDDIICDSPIENHHVSNFLPAPHSEDLSSDLSTHEVCIIDDLVTDLRSPRVEKLYPCPQCSKCFTQNSHLLLHQKIHLRTKPYGCSACGKSFTQKSHLFTHMRVHTGEKPYSCSLCGKCFRDKANLLRHGRIHREDKPYSCQVCGRCFKDKSNLSKHHRTHTGEKPYSCFECGKCFTRNSHLVVHQRSHLRAKSNAGSALGPSR